The genomic region GAACGTGTATCAGCCTGAAATTGCGCGGTACTTGTTTGCCGGAACGAGGCCGAACACGGAGTTTTCCATCAGCTTCGACTTGGACGTTATCAAAACCTATGAGGACTACGATAAAACCGAGCGTATCGTATGGGGTGTCGATAAGGCTAAAAACGATGAGGTGTATGCGAAAGAACGCCGCATCTATGAACTTTCGCAGGTTGAAGGGATGCCGCCGTGCATAGCCTATCAAATTCCGTTCAGACACCTCTGTAATCTTTTACAAATTAACGCCGGAGACATCGCGGCGGTCATGAAGCTTTTGCCGGATATGAAGGAAGAACAGCGGGAGCGTTTTGAAGCACGGGCGAAGTGCGCATGGTATTGGATTACCGAATGTGCGCCGGAAGACTTCCGGTTTGCACTACGTACCGACGGCGGCAAGGCGGAACTTTCTACATCCAAAACCGCTGCACTCTGCAAAATTCGCGATGAGCTGTTACCGCAGATGGACGCGCTTGATGAAAAAGCTTTTTCAACTGCGCTGTATGATGTAGCTCATGCATGCGAAATCGAACCGAAAGCGCTGTTTACCGCCGTCTATCAGGTGTTGATTGGGAAAGACCAAGGACCGCGCCTTGCAGGTTTTATGAAGATAATCGGAAAGGAACGGCTTGCACAATTGCTTTCATTTTATTAGAATACTGCGCAAATGATGGCACAAGGTTGTAATGCGGTTTTGAATGTACATTCTACTTTAAAAGACAGGCAAGAGGTATCCCATTTTTTGCCGCTTCATCCTTTGCAGCCGGTTGTTATGTTATTATTGAATTTTTTAAACGCTCTTTTTTAAGGGCGTTTTTTTTTGTGAACACGGATGGGCATCTCTAAAAACTCGGTTAGATTTTTAGAGATGCCCGACGAGTATTTTTATAAATTGTTATACTGTAATAATTTATAAAAATACATCGCAAAAAGTTTAAGGAAAACCTCTAAAAAACTGAAGTTTTTTAGAGGTTCTCGGATGCTTTAAAAAGCCGACCGCGTTTATGTATTTAATTTAATAGAGGAGTTTGATATGAAACAAGTTATTATGGAAGCGGAATCGCTTCAAGGCTATTTGACGTCGAAGGATAATGCATATCTCAAAAAATTAGATGAATTGTATAATCTGACAATGCAACAATTTACACGGCTCGATACTGCCGCGGATATAAAAGAAAAAGATGCGGCTGAAACTGAGATTATCGCATTATATGATAAAATGGGAAAGATTTTGCAGGAAATCTGTAAAGAAGTGCCTCAGCTCAAGGTGTATTCATTCATTACTGATTTTGCAAGCCATGCGGAAGCCTCTCGCGTTATGGCGAAACTGCGCAGCAGCGAAACCGGTCATAACGAATTCATCTATTATACTCAGCGCGCCTTTGAAATGCTGTTCAAACTTGCGTATAGCGGAAGCCACGAAGACAGCAAAAACTACCTTATTTCCAAAACGCCGGTTACCGTTCCCGTACAGAACTATGCCGTACATAAAATCTGCGACATCGATCATAAGATAGAAAATACCGTCATGTGTGTTATGCTGCGCGGTGCACTCCTTCCGTCGATGATTATGTCCAAGGAGATTGAAGAATATTCCTCACACGGCTATGTAACCCCGTTCGCACTGTTTAAGATTAAACGGGATGATACAAAAAAAGTTGACGATATGCAGTACGTACTCAATTTGGATATGTCGTATTTCAATTTAGAAGACTTGAACGGGAAAGACCTGATCTTTGCAGATCCGATGAATGCAACCGGCGGCAGTTTGATTACTGTTGTCAAATACCTTGAACGGCAGGGAGTGAAACCGAAATCGATCAGCTGCTTCCATGTTATCTCATCGCTCAAGGGAGCTTTGTGTGCCGCCCGCGCTTTAAAGAACTGTACGGTGTATACACTGTGGATGGATCCTGCACTGAACTCCGCCGCGTATATTCTTCCCGGGCTGGGAGATGCGGGCGATAGGATCAACGGGATTGATGAAGCTGAACATCCGCGGAATATGATTCAGCTTATTGCGGATTACGGCGCGACTATTGCAGGTTTGTATCGTCATCAGTTGAGAGCGATTGAGAATGTGGTGCTTCAAAATAAATAAGCGTATCGATGAGAGAGTGGTTCAATTGACGACGGGAGCGGTGGTTCAACGGATTACAGCTGTTAACTCCGCTGAGGACGTCTACAATATTGTCGATCGGGTACCGAAAAACAGCATACTGTTTGTTCTCCTTTTTTTTATAACCGCTGCCGGTCTGTTTGCAAAGGGTAGTGTTGATTCCGAGACGGCAAAAGCCTATTTTGAAATTGCTCAAGCCTATACCGAGATATCCAAGTACGACAAAGCGGCGGAATTTTACCTAAAGGCGGCAAAAGATCCTGCGCATAAAAATGCGGCGGAGTATAATTTGGCACGAGTGTATGGGCTGCAAGGCGATTGGGAAAAGGCAAAGAATATTTTTGAACGGCAATACAAAGAAGCGCCCGGTAATGTGTTGATTGCAAAGGCGTATGCCTACAGCCTTGCAGCAACCGGCGACGAAGCGCGCGCCTGTGAAATGTATAAAAAATTGTACGATGAGGATTCGGAAAACCCCGAAGCGGTGCTCAATTATGCCCGTATACTGATTCTTTCCAAACGGTACGACCAAGCGCTTTCTTTTATTGAGGAGATGAAAACTCGATTTACCGAAAGTAGCGAAAATAAAGCCTTTGCCGAACTGGAAGAAAATATCAAGAAAGCGCAGGAAGAGCCGGAAAAACAGAAAAAAGAACCGCAGCATCAGGAAGAGCTGAATAAAGACGGTAAAACGCAAGAAAAGCAGGATAAAGAAGAGCGGAATAAGGGCGGTACCGAAAACCGATTGGGAAAAGCCGCCTCCAATTCCAAGGCTGAACCGAGTACTAATTTTGAAAAGGCGAAGGTAGATGAAAGGTAGATGATAAGAAAAAAGCATAACAGGTTTGTCAGCAATATAGGGTTTATTCTCGCCTGCGTCGGTTCGGCTGTCGGTATGGCAAATGTGTGGGGCTTCCCCTACAAACTTGGAAGCAACGGCGGCGGCGCCTTTTTGCTCATCTATATTTTATTTGTTATTCTTTTCGGATATGTCGGGCTTTCCGCAGAATACGCAATCGGCCGCCGCAGCGGTACGGGGACGCTCGGCTCCTATGCCTATGCATGGAAGCACGGCCGCAAAGACCTTGAGGGCATCGGTAAGATAGTCGGATGGCTGCCTTTGGCGGGTTCAATTACAATCGCCATCGGGTATGCCGTTATCATCGCGTATGTACTCAAGGCTTTTACGCAGTCCGTATTGGGCAGTATTATGACGGTAGAACCCGGACAGTGGTTTGAATCCTTTGCCTTTCAGCAGTTCAGCGTTGTGCCCTATCACGCGGTTATTATTATTGTAACGCTGCTGACCATTGTGCTCGGTGCACATACAATCGAAAAAACAAATAAAATAATGATGCCGCTTTTTTTCATATTGTTTGCGGCATTGGCAGTTCGTATGGCATTTTTGCCCGGCGCTTTTGCAGGGTATACGTTTTTATTTACCCCCGATTGGAATCATTTAAAAAATCCGTCCGTGTGGATAACCGCGATGGGGCAGGCCTTTTTCTCATTATCTATTACCGGCTCGGGAATGATTGTCTACGGCGCTTATTTAAGTAAAGATCATGACTGTGTAGCGGGAGCAAAAAATACCGCACTGTTTGATACCATCGCGGCGGTTGTTGCAGCCCTTGTGATGATCCCCGCGTGCTTTGCTTATCGGATGGATCCCGCAGGCGGTCCCGGTTTGCTATTCGTTGTCCTTCCTTCCATTCTTCAAAAAATGCCCGGCGGCAGAATATTCGGTATCATCCTGTACCTTGTCGTCGTGTTCGGAGGAATTTCATCCTTGCAAAATATGCTTGAAGTGGTCGCCGAATCGCTGATGCACACGTTTAAAGGCTTAAAACGCACCGCGGTGATTACCGTTCTTGGCGTCATCACCTTCGGCATCGGTGTATTTATGGAACCCATCGCAGAAACCAAGGGCGCAATTCTCGGCGGCTGGGGCGCATGGATGGATTTGGTCTCCACATATATTATACCGATCGGTGCAGTGCTCGGCGCCGTTTCGTGGTTCTGGGTAATGAAAAAAGATGAGCTTTTGGATGAAATCAACACCGGAGCAAAGAAATGCTACGGCAACGGCTGGTACTACCTTGGTAAATACGTGTACACACTCTTCGCGCTGTTTTTGTGCGTTGTTGCATTGGTGCGCGGCGAAGGATTCTAGAGCATAGGCATAATCCGGCTGTTGATGATGTGTTCCGGCGAATGCTATGATAGAAAGATGAGGCTGTTTGGCGAGGTATAGTTTAGATTGAAAGCGTGTAGTTTCTATGATATTATGAGGAAAGGTCTAAGGGGTGTTATGTGGTTGACAAAATTATAGGTGACAATAATGAAAAAAAAGGAAAAAAATGGGTAGTGAAAAAAAACAAATTTGACAGAATATCACAATGGATGGGGTTTATTGGTTGTATATTAAGTATAATTATTGCAGCTTTTAATCTTTATTCTAAAATTAAACCATTACAGCATAATGTGAGCATTGCTGTTCCAAAAGTAGATATTAACGAGGATAATATTCAATTTGCTTTAGTTTGCGATAACAAGGGTGATTATGATGAAATAGTAACAGATGTAAGTTTATATTTTGTTGAGAATTACCAAAGTAATAATATGAATAATGCACACATTGCTCAATCGAATGAATTAATTTTATTACCCAAAAAAGGTACTGTTAAAAATATACTTGTAGGCAAACTCGATCTAAACCGCATACCTTTTAATATTTTACTGGTCAATGATAAAACATATACTATTGTGCTGAATATTAGTTTAGTAAAAAATGATAATGAAATAGTGACAAATGAGTTGCCTATTGGAATGATTAAAATATTGAAAAATAGTAATAATGATTTTGTCTCGGGAGATATTCAATTTATTACACAATATAAAAAAGTTGATTTTAGTAAATCAAAACCAGTTCTAACAATTACTAGTTTCCCTAGAACTATAGAATATGATACTTTTGAATTAAGCATAGTTAAGTAATCGACGAGCGATCTAACACCTGCTTCAACGCTGGCAAGCGGGATAAGTCCGTTTGCCAGCTTAACTGCCTGTTACCCGGATACCCCTCTGGAATGCTTGGAGAATAAAAAATGGTTTTTAATGGTTTTTTACTAATATCATTTTACTTTTTCGTATTCATTCTTCCTGGAATCGGAATAATTTTTGGTATTATAGAACTTAAAAATAAAATCTCAAATAAGAACGCTGTTTCTAAAAAGAAAAATAATAGATTTGGTATTTATGGTATTGTTTCAATTTTTTTTATAATTTTTCTTCTTTTTTTTCCTATCCATACAGTTCTTTCTTTAAAATATTCAAAACCGGAATCTTTATTAAACTATTTTGAAAAGAACTTTGATTATTTTGAAAAGTACAGTTTTGGTTATAGAAAGCAAGTCAAACTTACTAAGGGAGTAGTAATACGTGACTTTATGCTACTTGAGGTATTCTAATAATAGAAACGTAGCTTTGAAAAAATGGAAAGAATATGACTTTACTTATTTCAAATCAGATTATAGAACTGGAACAGACAAATGAATAAATTAACACAAAATAAAGTTAGTATTATTAGCATTTATTTCTTTATTTTCTTATTCTTATTTGTATTATCATTATGTATTTACAAAATATCTGATGGATCAATTACATACATCGAAATGTTACAAGAGGACTATTTAATAATTTTACTTGGTGTTCCATTATTTATTCTTTCAAAGCATAGTTTACTTGATAATTTTATGAGTATTATTATCATTTTAGGTACAATAATTCCAATCGGGTTTTCAGTTAAGAAAAAGAAGTTACTGCCATTTATTATCATTAATATATTATCAGTAGCGTTATGGTTCTTTATCGGAATGATTGCGTTTGGCATTAGAAAAGGAGAAGGATAAAACTTCTAACACTTACTTCAATACTGATATTTCAGACAAGCCGCAAATGCAGATTAAACGAATGTTGAACGGCACCTTTAATGCAGGAGAAAAAATGAAATCAACTGAAGTATATAAAATTATAAATCTAATAATTAAGGAAGATTTTAAAGCATTAGGATATAAAAAAACTAAAGGTGGAATGCTTGGGTTTTATAAGCAAATAAATAAATTCTATGTAATATTTTGGTTTCAATGTTCTCAAAGTGCTTTTAATTTTTATACAGGATCAAAATTTACCATCGAATTTCAGCTAAGTGAGACAGATGGAATAGGCTCTGAGGCTATTGAGAGGCATAGAATAAGTCATTATTTAACACAAGAAGAATTAAAATACATTACAAAAAAAGAAAATGAAATAAGAAAAAATATGAAAAAGCCCCCTTCAAATTATTCATTGCTAAATATGTCTGATGATATTAAAAAATGGTTTATGAAAAATTACGAACCCATAAGAGATGTATATAATAATGATACAGATATTTGGCTTAGATATATTGAAGAAAAGAATATAAAAGAATGGGCTGAATATTTTAAAAATATAATCAAAAGAATAGTAGGTGTCTTGGAGCAAAAAGCAATGAGTCAGGAACGCCCATTAATAGTAATTGGTTGATAGTAACATAAAAAAACAATCCCCTTACTGCTTAATGGAATAGAACCCGTCCTCTTCTGCAACAAAACCTTCGCGGATGAGACCTTCGAGCGCTTTATCGAAGAGGAGCTTTTCCGTCTGAGTATTGCCGTACAGCTCTGCATATTCTTGGTTATTGTGCGCCGTAAGAGTTCTGATTACTGCGCCGCGCGCTTGCCGTACCGAACCTTCAAACTTGGACTGTTTGGTATAATGCCTACTTTTTCTGTTCGGATTAACGGTCTTCTTTTTTAATTCCGCCCCGTAATCCATCAGCGCGTAATACCAAAGCCGCGGGTTTTCTTTATACAATGAAGCTTCGATATGTGGAAATAGTTCTTTATCGCTGATATCGGTTCTGTCTTTAAAAAAGAAAAAGATAAACACCGCGCGGATATTTGTTTCGATAAATGCGTTGGCTTTATTGTAGGCGAATGTAGAAATCGCGGCAGCCGTGTAGGGGCCGATACCTGAAAGTGTTTGAAGCGTTTCAGGAGCATCGGGAACAACTCCGCCGTATTCGCTTACAATGGTTTGAGCGCACTGATGTAAAAAACGCGCGCGGCGGTTATATCCCAAGCCTACCCACTGCTCAAGCACCTGCACGAGGGAGGCTGCCGCAAGGTCTTGCACCGTGGGGAACACTTCCAACCAGCGGTTGTATTTTTCCACCACTCGCTCGGTCTGCGTTTGCTGCAGCATAAATTCGGACACAAGGATGGAGTACGGATCGTTCGTTGTGCGCCACGGAAAAGACCGCCCGTGTACAGCATAGTAATCTAAAATCGCTTTTTGAAAATCGGTGTAATCGGGGGTGTGTACGGATTCAAAAGTATTCATAGGTTTTCTATTGTATGGATAATGTGCATAAACTTACGGCTATAGAATTGATATCCATTCATCTTGCACACTAATGTTCAGTTTATGATATGCTTTTGTTATGCATCTGCTTTCGGAACAATGAGCGAACGCCGTAAAAGTTCGTCTATGATAAGCCCTACAATGAGATCGGGAGTGTACCGTTCCGTATCGATCAGCATATCGGCAAAGGCATAATCGGTATTGTCGATATTATACAGCTCTTTGTACCGGCGGGTGTCGTCGCTGTCCCGCATCGCGGTAAACTCTTTGATATGCTCAAGGCTCCCCCCCTCCCGTTGA from Treponema vincentii harbors:
- a CDS encoding uracil phosphoribosyltransferase — its product is MEEFDMKQVIMEAESLQGYLTSKDNAYLKKLDELYNLTMQQFTRLDTAADIKEKDAAETEIIALYDKMGKILQEICKEVPQLKVYSFITDFASHAEASRVMAKLRSSETGHNEFIYYTQRAFEMLFKLAYSGSHEDSKNYLISKTPVTVPVQNYAVHKICDIDHKIENTVMCVMLRGALLPSMIMSKEIEEYSSHGYVTPFALFKIKRDDTKKVDDMQYVLNLDMSYFNLEDLNGKDLIFADPMNATGGSLITVVKYLERQGVKPKSISCFHVISSLKGALCAARALKNCTVYTLWMDPALNSAAYILPGLGDAGDRINGIDEAEHPRNMIQLIADYGATIAGLYRHQLRAIENVVLQNK
- a CDS encoding tetratricopeptide repeat protein; the encoded protein is MVQLTTGAVVQRITAVNSAEDVYNIVDRVPKNSILFVLLFFITAAGLFAKGSVDSETAKAYFEIAQAYTEISKYDKAAEFYLKAAKDPAHKNAAEYNLARVYGLQGDWEKAKNIFERQYKEAPGNVLIAKAYAYSLAATGDEARACEMYKKLYDEDSENPEAVLNYARILILSKRYDQALSFIEEMKTRFTESSENKAFAELEENIKKAQEEPEKQKKEPQHQEELNKDGKTQEKQDKEERNKGGTENRLGKAASNSKAEPSTNFEKAKVDER
- a CDS encoding sodium-dependent transporter, which translates into the protein MIRKKHNRFVSNIGFILACVGSAVGMANVWGFPYKLGSNGGGAFLLIYILFVILFGYVGLSAEYAIGRRSGTGTLGSYAYAWKHGRKDLEGIGKIVGWLPLAGSITIAIGYAVIIAYVLKAFTQSVLGSIMTVEPGQWFESFAFQQFSVVPYHAVIIIVTLLTIVLGAHTIEKTNKIMMPLFFILFAALAVRMAFLPGAFAGYTFLFTPDWNHLKNPSVWITAMGQAFFSLSITGSGMIVYGAYLSKDHDCVAGAKNTALFDTIAAVVAALVMIPACFAYRMDPAGGPGLLFVVLPSILQKMPGGRIFGIILYLVVVFGGISSLQNMLEVVAESLMHTFKGLKRTAVITVLGVITFGIGVFMEPIAETKGAILGGWGAWMDLVSTYIIPIGAVLGAVSWFWVMKKDELLDEINTGAKKCYGNGWYYLGKYVYTLFALFLCVVALVRGEGF
- a CDS encoding A/G-specific adenine glycosylase, producing the protein MNTFESVHTPDYTDFQKAILDYYAVHGRSFPWRTTNDPYSILVSEFMLQQTQTERVVEKYNRWLEVFPTVQDLAAASLVQVLEQWVGLGYNRRARFLHQCAQTIVSEYGGVVPDAPETLQTLSGIGPYTAAAISTFAYNKANAFIETNIRAVFIFFFFKDRTDISDKELFPHIEASLYKENPRLWYYALMDYGAELKKKTVNPNRKSRHYTKQSKFEGSVRQARGAVIRTLTAHNNQEYAELYGNTQTEKLLFDKALEGLIREGFVAEEDGFYSIKQ